A segment of the Candidatus Hydrogenedentota bacterium genome:
CATGGCGAGAGCGGACTTACCGGGACAAACCGTGCCGGAAACATGGTACCATATGGCCTGTGATAACCGAAGATTATCAGAAGTTGTCCTGAGGAGCGAACCATGCCCATGTCATCGTATGAGGTTGTCCGGCGCGCGATTGAGTTCGACCAGCCCGACCGTCTCCCCGTTCGGTTCGACTGGCTCGGAATCACCGACGTACGGTCCGTCCCCTGGAACCAGATAGGCACGGGCAACATTGCCGAGAAACATTCCGTGGATGAATGGGGCTGCGGCTGGGAACGTTCGGACATGCCGAATATGGGGCAGGTCAAAGGCCATCCATTGGCGGATTGGCTGGCTCTGGAGACGTTCACCTTCCCCGACCCGGAAACTCCAGCGTTCTACAAGAATATGGAACAGTTTTTCGAGGTTGAAGAGGATACTTACCGCTGCACGGGCATCTTCATGCTGTTGTTCGAGCGGATGCACGCATTGCGCGGTTTTGAGAACACCCTGTTGGACCTGTACGCCGAGCGTGAGCGCATTGGCTGGCTTGCCGACAAGGTCGTTGACTTCGACCTGGGCATCATCCGGAACATCCACCGGCGTTTTGGCAACAAGATTCACGGGTTTGGGTTTACGGACGACTGGGGTACGGAGCGGGACCTCTTCATCAGCCCGGACCTGTGGGTCGAGTTCTTCCAGCCGCGATACAAGCGCATTTTTGATGCATGCCACGCAAACGGGTGGCACGTATGGATGCACTCCTGCGGCAAGGTCAACGACATTATCGAACTCCTCATCGAGATCGGCTTGGATGTCATTAATCTGCAACAGCCTCGCGCTTTGGGGATCGAGGAGATCGGGGAGCGGTACCGCGGACGCATCTGTTTCGAGTCCTTGTGCGACATCCAACATACCCTTCCGTTTAAGGGCGAGGCCGAGATTCGCGAGGAGGCGCGCCTCTTGCTCGAACACTGGGCGACGCCGGTAGGCGGGTTCATNNNNNNNNNNNNNNNNNNNNNNNNNNNNNNNNNNNNNNNNNNNNNNNNNNNNNNNNNNNNNNNNNNNNNNNNNNNNNNNNNNNNNNNNNNNNNNNNNNNNCTCGGGATGGGCGATACGGTCAAGTGCCGGTACTGCGGCATGGTGTTTCCCAATGAGGAGTACGTGCCCAA
Coding sequences within it:
- a CDS encoding uroporphyrinogen decarboxylase family protein; this translates as MPMSSYEVVRRAIEFDQPDRLPVRFDWLGITDVRSVPWNQIGTGNIAEKHSVDEWGCGWERSDMPNMGQVKGHPLADWLALETFTFPDPETPAFYKNMEQFFEVEEDTYRCTGIFMLLFERMHALRGFENTLLDLYAERERIGWLADKVVDFDLGIIRNIHRRFGNKIHGFGFTDDWGTERDLFISPDLWVEFFQPRYKRIFDACHANGWHVWMHSCGKVNDIIELLIEIGLDVINLQQPRALGIEEIGERYRGRICFESLCDIQHTLPFKGEAEIREEARLLLEHWATPVGGF